The following are encoded together in the Poseidonibacter lekithochrous genome:
- a CDS encoding tetratricopeptide repeat protein codes for MIKKIYLPILTASLLLSNPLLAQSQKSKIALSNSVKEEYTQALSYFKAKEYQKSYDAFDALFQDNLDHVLINYYLGRSAFELGQYEFAISAYDRILIQDSSNNRVRLELAQSYLQMGLWAQALEEFNTVSQGKLPVHIRQRVEKTIALLKNKQKKSQFSTYAMASLIYDSNINNAAIIGNFDIYSPDLRRDLTVSSADSEESTMIYQTVLNFNYKYKLEDDIIWDNNASFMNMVYDDYKDKNIQVYSFSSRPTFYNKKNKSSIGLLVDRVFLGSKPYQLNYYINPDYTESITENLLNTMSLKLGRINYRDNSTKDAKVFEYSNILKYLSDDYGLFTFGFTSGKEIEVMSERTDITYNYYNIYLGNSTEVFTNYTLLTSFNYKGSNYRDIDVNFQSTRQDRKKDFSVSLEKQISNNVVLNVGSTITERKSNHESSNFDKYVIKAGMFVSF; via the coding sequence ATGATAAAAAAAATTTATTTACCAATATTAACAGCAAGTCTATTACTTTCAAACCCTTTATTAGCTCAGTCACAAAAAAGTAAAATTGCTTTAAGTAATTCTGTAAAAGAAGAGTATACTCAGGCTCTTTCATATTTTAAAGCAAAAGAGTACCAAAAATCTTATGATGCTTTTGATGCTTTATTTCAAGATAATTTAGATCATGTATTAATCAATTATTATTTAGGAAGAAGTGCTTTTGAATTAGGACAATATGAATTTGCAATTAGTGCTTATGATAGAATACTTATTCAAGATTCAAGTAATAATAGAGTTAGATTAGAATTAGCTCAAAGTTATTTACAAATGGGGTTATGGGCACAAGCTCTTGAAGAGTTCAATACTGTATCTCAAGGGAAACTACCTGTACATATTAGACAAAGAGTTGAAAAAACAATTGCTCTATTAAAAAATAAGCAGAAAAAATCACAATTCTCAACTTATGCAATGGCTTCATTAATATATGATTCAAATATTAATAATGCTGCAATTATTGGCAACTTTGATATATATAGTCCAGATTTAAGAAGAGATCTTACTGTTTCAAGTGCTGATAGTGAAGAATCTACAATGATATACCAAACTGTTCTTAACTTCAATTATAAATACAAACTTGAAGATGATATTATCTGGGATAATAATGCTTCTTTTATGAATATGGTTTATGATGATTATAAAGATAAAAATATTCAAGTATATTCTTTCTCTTCTAGACCTACTTTTTATAATAAAAAAAATAAATCAAGCATAGGGTTATTAGTTGATAGAGTATTCTTAGGTAGTAAACCTTATCAATTAAACTACTATATTAATCCAGACTATACAGAAAGTATTACTGAAAACTTATTAAATACTATGTCTTTAAAACTTGGAAGAATCAATTATCGAGATAATTCAACAAAAGACGCAAAAGTTTTTGAGTATTCAAATATTTTAAAATACCTATCTGATGATTATGGTTTATTTACATTTGGATTTACTTCTGGTAAAGAAATAGAAGTAATGTCTGAGAGAACAGATATTACATATAATTATTACAATATATATTTAGGTAATTCAACAGAAGTTTTTACTAACTATACTTTACTTACATCTTTTAATTATAAGGGTTCAAACTATAGGGATATTGATGTAAACTTTCAAAGTACAAGACAAGATAGAAAAAAAGATTTTTCAGTATCTTTGGAGAAACAAATCTCTAATAATGTAGTATTAAATGTGGGATCTACTATAACTGAAAGAAAATCAAATCATGAATCTTCGAACTTTGATAAGTACGTTATAAAAGCAGGGATGTTTGTGAGTTTCTAA
- a CDS encoding FecR family protein, producing MKYLLLFLLFFSSVFASIGKVSAVVGDAKIERGNKNIVVKIGIPLFEKDIIRTKKNAKVQLIFKDNTIVTIGKNSALDINTYLYDKKNPKNSKTDLNFFKGAFKTITGKIGKINREKFKLRTKSASIGIRGTIILGNQSVIACTQGGISVESAGITVEVDANELTKVEENKAPSKAENITNNDLNSLEESLEPLDEASSENSNTEEEESSSSDEGETNENSSSDDESENSEESTETENSESTENSENSETQNDNSDNSDTPDDENSISSNTLKTEEALNTDVESTEEEAAKIAAQKQAEEQAVFVKKTEEVKTATATINTIKTEITQTQTQTQETLKDLPSTESVTTFQSNATQTLETANTEVTTAVNNLKDDLGLSESSSQSTQSFFSFSFFSASSVQTLSTTSSQNEVEKTAYEKAEELKNDAQIKFNDINSFRNSQDVNANNEALSSAKIKVDLAKELLDKSEIQLDLAKQALIDANSAGINSNFISNIQTNVDEAQAAYDSVNDAYTIANNLYENKIKALDDIETSYSNALKGLNQAKLNFEIVKIKDSLEIIKSSQKNVITYKDEVSTSNNKITSDINILSSQSQTSSLKTSTASAKDTTNSSIITAVLQLQSSTDNKITDDALANIISLFNQTSGNTDLLNESTVLKSDIVTSDNLAALTSAKTELDKATIALDNSKSEYEKALDNKTSLETALALAKTLESNSEISELETKLTQEVTDNYNLANDAYTQAKTAHASAQALYNDKNNAYNEANESYTNAQEAVNDALVLGKLKDLLVKVDESSDSKTNASTNKDTVLSSKTSIENGINSLISQSQTSTLKTNTDNAKTTTDSSINTAVSQLQSSTTNVITDDALANIINLFNQTSGNTDLLNQSTTLKNSAVTSENLNALTSAKTALASASAALQNTQTQYQNAQNAYTEIQGLFKTNGTYSGTISEDLKTSLLSKALSDLNSAQSAHVEAQTAHASAEALYNDKNNAYNEANESYTNAQEAVNDALVLGKLKDLLVKVDESSDSKTNASTNKDTVLNSKTSIENGINSLISQSQTSTLKTNTDNAKTTTDSSINTAVSQLQSSTTNVITDDALANIINLFNQTSGNTDLLNESTALKSDVVTSENLNALNSAKTVLDSANVAVQNTQIQYQNAQNAYTEIQGLFESNGTYNGSISEELKTSLLSKALSDLNSAQSAHSEAQSAYTSAQALYNDKQNAYDDANESYANAQEAVNDALVLGKLKDLLVKVDESSDSKTNASTNKDTVLSSKTSIENGINSLISQSQTSTLKTNTDNAKTTTDSSINTAVSQLQSSTTNVITDDALANIINLFNQTSGNTDLLNQSTTLKNSAVTSENLNALNSANEALSSASAALENTQTQYQNAQNAYTEIQDLFESNGTYNGSISEELKTSLLSKALSDLNSAQSAHSEAQSAYTSAQALYEDKKNAYDEANESYTNAQEAVNDALVLGKLKDLLVKVDESSDSKTNASTNKDIVLSSKTSIENGINSLISQSQTSTLKTNTDNAKTTTDSSINTAVSQLQSSTTNVITDDALANIINLFNQTSGNTDLLNQSTTLKNSAVTSENLNALNSANEALSSASAALENTQTQYQNAQNAYTEIQDLFESNGTYNGSISEELKTSLLSKALSDLNSAQSAHSEAQSAYTSAQALYEDKKNAYDEANESYTNAQEAVNDALVLGKLLDLIKFMDLASDNKSTAVSEKTNTLTFQSQINTIINTLPTDEDLINKDINTETKLENTNTAINSAIAALVGATETSSVAPSELSSLSTSASSTLSNNETLLASAESFKNSVDNEYKNSLDSATVKLNSAKTHRDNSKQALDIAKQALVDFNASFSTNEDNFDSQVSDTLKNSLISKLNSDISQAQSAFDEANTAYNLVENEISTKREDLNISANNSLEQAQVAVSLAQDLGKLSDMLGYIDTANKGNANATVSKTDAINAKNIVLSKISTLPSSTEIQAEENVASSALTTTRTSLTSAINAINTASNSESVNADDVGNVSMSANNLKSSNTAVLANAQTFKTKVTEGEYKTTLDETAVKVAVALSAKQSAETAKNSAHLAMTNMNNILALFTSDESEESGESEISDIVIISNGENSPPPNESESEDGTLSTSSTSIVLTAELIEILQGKLQSEYDSAKEAYDDAEEAYDLAKSDYDNKNASLNNAATSSVSDAQTAVNETNLLEDLSDLLTSLENTKEAKINVLIEKDKLVDAKAQTVSANTNATNANTNILAFKSDAADAKTASLTASSDSTAASLIANNVETENVQIAFSAKIAVDKVDLAKNKADHASAAAANASTQYNNLVAFTNTMNNELSKSLTAKDKAYTDYHTALAQLAITKAKKIEIDAVSNTLASQAAVNAVNKAQALYDLALQSYNDANQLYTETKQIVADLNITTYLANAETKKNKASSDAAEAQTAYNTALLEAVKARNSSTQASLRVKNIMLALNTKQVASDTTESNLGLDNKLFELSGVKTNETLIPTAIGAYLGHTQIGVFKEDINSVNPLYLVQADNLQEYFVGYSDSSNSDKTLFTYGVDTNNNFDASKINVYKNFKTLKVNTDGTKVLSNDNTLAYYNPVTKSFTTFSKDVFKDGAKNFTAGDAEIFNTQENTFNFNSNGFTVSSVDITESTGSSKFLGSVEQGLTQTSQNNAITNTSVDGQTASVSTKISDDMSASFLDSQMDVEPLEASRSMSGSVVLLTNSGTAGTTRHENIEMTISNNSKNEVHIIADAKYENGNTIKRYGGYVNDQKAYYINSDIFGVKVEEPTPSEKGFLIAVPDGGYNQANEFVMYDENDNPLTSNDDSSWGYWSGTNSFNDGNGIVSINPLATWVAGVKTSSTYMDALFNGANQNLEFNGKVLGTIGYQDSILMDSTNKVRINFDIGGGSKNMTGNMQFKSATSNLYNVDLAVNSDSISNSSFTGGFKPANNPDATTSGYIKGEYYGGSTLKSIGGTFQVDQHGATANGVFKATKK from the coding sequence ATGAAGTATTTATTATTATTCTTACTCTTTTTCTCTTCAGTGTTCGCAAGTATTGGTAAGGTATCTGCTGTAGTAGGAGATGCAAAAATTGAGCGTGGAAACAAAAATATTGTAGTTAAAATTGGTATTCCATTATTTGAAAAAGACATTATTCGTACTAAAAAAAATGCTAAAGTACAATTAATATTTAAAGATAATACAATTGTTACTATTGGTAAAAACTCTGCATTAGATATTAATACTTACTTATATGACAAAAAAAATCCTAAAAATTCAAAAACAGATCTTAACTTTTTTAAGGGTGCTTTTAAAACAATCACCGGAAAAATAGGAAAAATTAATAGAGAAAAATTTAAACTAAGAACAAAAAGTGCATCTATTGGAATTAGAGGTACTATTATTTTAGGAAATCAAAGTGTTATTGCTTGTACACAAGGTGGAATTAGTGTTGAATCTGCTGGAATCACTGTAGAAGTTGATGCAAATGAATTAACAAAAGTAGAAGAAAATAAAGCTCCTTCAAAAGCTGAAAATATTACTAATAATGATTTAAATAGTTTAGAAGAATCTTTGGAACCCTTAGATGAAGCATCTTCTGAGAACAGTAATACTGAGGAAGAAGAGTCTTCTTCATCTGATGAAGGTGAAACTAATGAAAATTCATCAAGTGATGATGAATCAGAAAATAGTGAAGAATCTACTGAAACTGAAAACTCAGAATCAACAGAAAATAGCGAAAATAGTGAAACTCAAAATGACAATTCAGATAACAGTGATACTCCTGATGATGAAAATAGCATTTCTTCAAATACTTTAAAAACAGAAGAAGCTCTAAATACAGATGTTGAGTCAACAGAGGAAGAAGCTGCAAAAATTGCAGCGCAAAAACAAGCAGAAGAACAAGCTGTATTTGTTAAAAAAACAGAAGAAGTAAAAACAGCGACAGCTACTATTAATACAATTAAAACAGAAATTACACAAACACAAACACAAACACAAGAAACATTGAAGGACTTACCAAGTACAGAATCTGTAACTACATTTCAATCTAATGCAACACAAACTTTGGAAACAGCAAATACAGAGGTTACTACAGCCGTAAATAATCTAAAGGATGATTTAGGTTTATCTGAATCTTCAAGTCAATCTACACAATCTTTCTTTTCTTTTAGTTTTTTCTCTGCAAGTTCTGTTCAAACATTATCTACTACTTCAAGTCAAAATGAAGTAGAAAAAACAGCTTATGAAAAAGCTGAAGAACTTAAAAATGATGCACAAATAAAGTTTAACGATATTAATTCATTCAGAAATTCACAAGATGTAAATGCGAATAATGAAGCTTTATCTTCTGCAAAAATAAAAGTTGATTTAGCAAAAGAGTTATTAGATAAAAGTGAAATACAATTAGACTTGGCAAAACAAGCTTTAATTGATGCAAATAGTGCAGGTATTAACAGTAACTTTATTTCTAATATTCAAACAAATGTAGATGAAGCTCAGGCTGCATATGATAGTGTAAATGACGCTTATACAATAGCTAATAATTTGTACGAAAATAAAATAAAGGCATTGGATGATATTGAGACTAGTTATAGTAATGCTTTAAAAGGTTTAAATCAAGCAAAATTAAATTTTGAAATTGTAAAAATAAAAGACTCTTTAGAGATTATTAAAAGTTCACAAAAAAATGTAATTACTTATAAAGATGAAGTATCAACTTCTAATAATAAAATTACAAGTGACATTAATATTTTAAGTTCTCAAAGTCAAACAAGTTCATTAAAAACAAGTACTGCAAGTGCAAAAGATACAACAAATAGCTCAATAATTACTGCTGTATTACAATTACAAAGTTCAACTGATAATAAAATTACAGATGATGCTTTGGCAAATATTATAAGTTTATTTAATCAAACATCAGGAAATACGGATTTATTAAATGAATCAACAGTATTAAAAAGTGATATTGTAACAAGTGATAATTTAGCTGCATTAACTAGTGCAAAAACAGAGCTTGATAAAGCAACAATTGCATTAGATAATAGTAAATCAGAATATGAAAAAGCTTTAGATAATAAAACATCTTTAGAAACAGCTCTTGCTTTAGCAAAAACACTAGAATCAAATAGTGAGATTTCTGAGTTAGAAACTAAATTAACACAAGAAGTTACTGATAATTATAATTTAGCTAATGATGCATATACTCAAGCCAAAACAGCACATGCAAGTGCCCAAGCATTATACAATGATAAAAATAATGCATACAATGAAGCAAATGAGAGTTATACAAATGCACAAGAAGCAGTTAATGATGCTTTAGTATTAGGAAAACTAAAAGATTTATTAGTAAAAGTAGATGAATCAAGTGATAGTAAAACTAATGCAAGTACAAATAAAGATACAGTATTAAGCTCAAAAACAAGTATAGAAAATGGAATTAATAGTTTAATTTCACAAAGCCAAACAAGCACATTAAAAACAAATACAGATAATGCAAAAACTACAACGGATAGTTCAATAAATACAGCAGTATCACAATTACAAAGTTCAACAACAAATGTTATAACAGATGATGCTTTGGCAAATATAATAAATTTATTTAATCAAACATCTGGAAATACAGATTTATTAAACCAATCAACAACATTAAAAAATAGTGCAGTAACAAGTGAGAATTTAAATGCATTAACTAGTGCAAAAACAGCATTAGCTAGTGCAAGTGCAGCTTTACAAAATACACAGACACAATATCAAAATGCTCAAAATGCATATACAGAAATTCAAGGTTTATTTAAAACCAATGGTACATACTCAGGAACAATATCAGAAGACTTAAAAACATCATTGTTAAGTAAAGCGCTAAGTGATTTAAATAGCGCACAAAGTGCACATGTAGAAGCACAAACGGCACATGCAAGTGCTGAAGCATTATATAATGATAAGAATAACGCATACAATGAAGCAAATGAGAGTTATACAAATGCACAAGAAGCAGTAAATGATGCATTGGTATTAGGGAAACTAAAAGATTTATTAGTAAAAGTAGATGAATCAAGTGATAGTAAAACAAATGCAAGTACAAATAAAGATACAGTATTAAACTCAAAAACAAGTATAGAAAATGGAATTAATAGTTTAATTTCACAAAGCCAAACAAGCACATTAAAAACAAATACAGATAATGCAAAAACTACAACAGATAGTTCAATAAATACAGCAGTATCACAATTACAAAGTTCAACAACAAATGTTATAACAGATGATGCTTTGGCAAATATAATAAATTTATTTAATCAAACATCTGGAAATACAGATTTATTAAATGAATCAACAGCATTAAAAAGTGATGTAGTAACAAGTGAGAATTTAAATGCATTAAATAGTGCAAAAACAGTATTAGATAGTGCAAATGTAGCAGTACAAAATACACAAATACAATATCAAAATGCTCAAAATGCATATACAGAAATTCAAGGTTTATTTGAAAGTAATGGTACATATAATGGCTCAATATCAGAAGAGTTAAAAACATCATTACTAAGTAAAGCGCTAAGTGATTTAAATAGCGCACAAAGTGCACATTCTGAAGCACAAAGTGCATATACAAGTGCCCAAGCATTATATAATGATAAACAAAACGCATACGATGACGCAAATGAGAGTTATGCAAATGCTCAAGAAGCAGTTAATGATGCTTTAGTATTAGGGAAACTAAAAGATTTATTAGTAAAAGTAGATGAATCAAGTGATAGTAAAACAAATGCAAGTACAAATAAAGATACAGTATTAAGCTCAAAAACAAGTATAGAAAATGGAATTAATAGTTTAATTTCACAAAGCCAAACAAGCACATTAAAAACAAATACAGATAATGCAAAAACTACAACGGATAGTTCAATAAATACAGCAGTATCACAATTACAAAGTTCAACAACAAATGTTATAACAGATGATGCTTTGGCAAATATAATAAATTTATTTAATCAAACATCTGGAAATACAGATTTATTAAACCAATCAACAACATTAAAAAATAGTGCAGTAACAAGTGAGAATTTAAATGCATTAAATAGTGCAAATGAAGCATTATCTAGTGCAAGTGCAGCTTTAGAAAATACACAGACACAATATCAAAATGCTCAAAATGCATATACAGAAATTCAAGATTTATTTGAAAGTAATGGTACATATAATGGCTCAATATCAGAAGAGTTAAAAACATCATTGTTAAGTAAAGCACTAAGTGATTTAAATAGCGCGCAAAGTGCACATTCTGAAGCACAAAGTGCATATACATCAGCCCAAGCATTATATGAAGATAAGAAAAATGCATACGATGAAGCAAATGAGAGTTATACAAATGCTCAAGAAGCAGTTAATGATGCTTTAGTATTAGGAAAACTAAAAGATTTATTAGTAAAAGTAGATGAATCAAGTGATAGTAAAACTAATGCAAGTACAAATAAAGATATAGTATTAAGCTCAAAAACAAGTATAGAAAATGGAATTAATAGTTTAATTTCACAAAGTCAAACAAGCACTTTAAAAACAAATACAGATAATGCAAAAACTACAACAGATAGTTCAATAAATACAGCAGTATCACAATTACAAAGTTCAACAACAAATGTTATAACAGATGATGCTTTGGCAAATATAATAAATTTATTTAATCAAACATCTGGAAATACAGATTTATTAAACCAATCAACAACATTAAAAAATAGTGCAGTAACAAGTGAGAATTTAAATGCATTAAATAGTGCAAATGAAGCATTATCTAGTGCAAGTGCAGCTTTAGAAAATACACAGACACAATATCAAAATGCTCAAAATGCATATACAGAAATTCAAGATTTATTTGAAAGTAATGGTACATATAATGGCTCAATATCAGAAGAGTTAAAAACATCATTGTTAAGTAAAGCACTAAGTGATTTAAATAGCGCGCAAAGTGCACATTCTGAAGCACAAAGTGCATATACATCAGCCCAAGCATTATATGAAGATAAGAAAAATGCATATGATGAAGCAAATGAGAGTTATACAAATGCTCAAGAAGCTGTAAATGATGCTTTAGTATTAGGGAAGTTATTAGACTTAATTAAATTCATGGATTTAGCAAGTGATAATAAATCTACTGCTGTTTCAGAAAAAACTAATACACTTACTTTTCAAAGTCAAATAAATACAATTATTAATACTTTACCTACTGATGAGGACTTAATAAATAAAGACATTAATACTGAAACTAAATTAGAAAATACAAATACTGCAATTAATTCTGCTATTGCGGCTTTAGTAGGTGCAACGGAAACTTCAAGTGTTGCCCCAAGTGAATTGTCTTCTTTAAGTACTTCTGCTTCTTCAACTTTATCTAATAATGAAACTTTATTAGCAAGTGCAGAAAGTTTTAAAAATAGTGTTGATAATGAATATAAAAACTCATTAGATAGTGCAACAGTTAAATTAAATAGCGCTAAAACACATAGAGATAATTCAAAACAAGCTTTAGATATTGCAAAACAAGCTTTAGTTGACTTTAATGCTTCTTTTTCTACTAATGAAGATAATTTTGATTCACAAGTTTCTGATACTTTAAAGAATTCACTTATTTCAAAATTAAATAGTGATATTTCTCAAGCTCAAAGTGCTTTTGATGAAGCAAATACTGCTTATAATCTTGTTGAAAATGAGATAAGTACTAAAAGAGAAGATTTAAATATCTCAGCTAATAACTCTTTAGAGCAAGCTCAAGTGGCAGTATCATTAGCACAAGATTTAGGAAAACTTTCTGATATGTTAGGATATATTGATACTGCAAATAAGGGAAATGCAAATGCTACAGTATCTAAAACAGATGCTATTAATGCTAAAAATATTGTATTATCGAAAATCAGTACGCTACCAAGTTCTACTGAAATTCAGGCAGAAGAAAATGTTGCTAGTTCGGCATTAACAACAACAAGAACATCTTTAACAAGTGCTATTAATGCTATAAATACAGCTTCAAATTCTGAATCAGTAAATGCTGATGATGTTGGAAATGTTAGTATGAGTGCAAATAATTTAAAATCAAGTAATACAGCAGTTTTAGCCAATGCACAAACTTTTAAAACAAAAGTAACTGAAGGGGAATATAAAACTACTTTAGATGAAACTGCAGTAAAAGTTGCAGTAGCTTTAAGTGCTAAGCAATCAGCAGAAACAGCAAAAAATAGTGCTCACTTGGCAATGACAAATATGAATAATATTCTTGCTTTATTTACTTCAGATGAATCAGAAGAATCAGGTGAATCTGAAATCTCAGATATTGTAATTATTTCTAATGGAGAAAACTCTCCTCCTCCAAATGAATCTGAAAGTGAAGATGGAACTCTTAGTACTTCTAGTACTTCGATTGTTCTTACAGCAGAGTTAATTGAAATATTACAAGGGAAGTTACAATCTGAATATGATAGTGCCAAGGAAGCCTATGATGATGCAGAAGAAGCTTATGATTTAGCAAAATCAGATTACGATAATAAAAATGCATCATTAAATAATGCTGCGACAAGTAGTGTCTCAGATGCACAAACTGCTGTTAATGAGACTAATTTATTAGAAGATTTATCAGATTTATTAACTTCATTAGAGAATACAAAAGAAGCAAAAATTAATGTTTTAATTGAAAAAGATAAACTAGTAGATGCAAAAGCTCAAACAGTAAGTGCTAATACTAATGCTACTAATGCTAATACTAATATTCTTGCATTCAAATCAGATGCTGCTGATGCAAAAACTGCTTCTCTTACTGCTTCAAGTGATAGTACAGCCGCTTCTTTAATTGCAAATAATGTAGAAACTGAAAATGTACAAATCGCATTTTCTGCAAAAATAGCAGTTGATAAAGTTGATTTAGCTAAAAATAAAGCAGATCATGCAAGTGCAGCAGCTGCTAATGCTAGTACTCAATATAATAACTTAGTTGCTTTTACCAATACAATGAATAATGAGTTATCTAAGTCTTTAACGGCAAAGGACAAAGCATATACTGATTATCATACAGCACTCGCACAATTAGCAATAACAAAAGCAAAAAAAATAGAAATTGATGCTGTTTCTAATACTCTTGCTTCACAAGCAGCAGTAAATGCTGTAAATAAAGCTCAAGCTTTATATGATTTAGCATTACAATCATATAATGATGCAAATCAATTATATACAGAAACAAAACAAATTGTTGCTGATTTAAATATTACTACTTACTTAGCTAATGCAGAAACTAAAAAGAATAAAGCTAGTAGTGATGCTGCCGAAGCTCAAACAGCTTATAATACTGCTCTTCTTGAAGCTGTAAAAGCTAGAAATTCTTCGACACAAGCAAGCCTTAGAGTAAAAAATATCATGTTAGCATTAAATACTAAGCAAGTTGCTTCTGATACAACGGAAAGTAATTTAGGTCTTGATAATAAACTATTTGAATTATCTGGTGTAAAAACAAATGAAACTCTAATCCCAACTGCAATTGGTGCTTATCTTGGTCATACTCAAATTGGTGTATTTAAAGAAGATATTAATAGTGTAAATCCTTTATATTTAGTACAGGCTGATAATTTACAAGAATATTTTGTAGGATATAGTGATTCAAGTAATAGTGATAAAACACTTTTTACATATGGAGTTGATACTAATAATAATTTTGACGCAAGTAAAATAAATGTTTATAAGAATTTTAAAACATTAAAAGTTAATACTGATGGTACAAAAGTTTTAAGTAATGATAATACTTTAGCTTATTATAACCCTGTTACTAAATCATTTACAACTTTTTCAAAAGATGTATTTAAAGATGGTGCAAAGAATTTTACAGCAGGTGATGCGGAAATATTTAATACTCAAGAAAATACATTTAATTTTAATTCAAATGGATTTACAGTATCAAGTGTTGATATTACAGAATCTACTGGTAGTAGTAAATTTTTAGGAAGCGTTGAACAAGGTTTAACTCAAACATCTCAAAATAATGCTATTACGAATACTTCAGTTGATGGTCAAACTGCATCAGTATCTACAAAAATATCTGATGACATGTCTGCATCATTTTTGGATTCTCAAATGGATGTTGAACCCTTAGAAGCATCGAGATCAATGAGTGGTAGCGTTGTATTATTAACAAATTCAGGTACTGCAGGAACAACTCGTCATGAAAATATTGAAATGACTATTTCAAATAATTCTAAAAATGAAGTACATATAATTGCTGATGCTAAATATGAAAATGGTAATACAATTAAAAGATATGGTGGTTATGTTAATGATCAAAAAGCATATTACATTAATAGTGATATTTTTGGTGTAAAAGTAGAAGAACCTACACCTTCTGAAAAAGGTTTTTTAATCGCTGTTCCTGATGGTGGATATAATCAAGCTAATGAGTTTGTAATGTATGATGAGAATGATAATCCATTAACTTCTAATGATGATAGTTCGTGGGGATATTGGAGTGGAACAAATTCATTTAATGATGGGAATGGTATCGTTTCTATTAATCCATTAGCTACGTGGGTTGCTGGGGTTAAAACATCAAGTACTTATATGGATGCCTTATTTAATGGAGCAAATCAGAATTTAGAGTTTAATGGAAAAGTTCTTGGAACTATTGGTTATCAAGATTCAATTTTAATGGATAGCACTAATAAGGTTCGAATTAATTTTGATATTGGTGGTGGTTCTAAGAACATGACTGGAAATATGCAGTTTAAATCAGCTACTTCAAATTTATATAATGTTGACTTAGCTGTAAATAGTGATAGTATTTCAAACTCATCTTTTACAGGTGGTTTTAAACCAGCTAATAATCCAGATGCTACTACAAGTGGATATATAAAAGGTGAATATTATGGTGGAAGTACACTAAAAAGTATTGGTGGAACTTTTCAAGTTGATCAACATGGTGCAACTGCAAATGGAGTATTTAAGGCAACAAAAAAATGA